A genomic window from Prunus persica cultivar Lovell chromosome G2, Prunus_persica_NCBIv2, whole genome shotgun sequence includes:
- the LOC18785895 gene encoding AT-hook motif nuclear-localized protein 3 yields MEEKDNLVSGVAVSGEEAPDTYRIAPRNENPSPSGGPTMAAAATASPMSLALTGTEVKKKRGRPRKYGPDKTVSSALSPMPISSSIPLTGEFSAWKRGRGRPVDSVKKSHKYDVFESSGEKIAYSVGANFTPHVLTVHAGEDVTMKIMSFSQQGSRAICILSANGTISNVTLRQPSSSGGTLTYEGRFEILSLSGSYIAIENAGTKSRSGGMSVALAGPDGRVVGGGLAGMLIAAGPVQVVVGSFLPGHQQEQKPKKQRLEPVSSSIVPIVVNAVSGEEMKVCGGVKPILTSPSFHGNNSTSVNPMHSFKNSAPESKSLSEEESKGPGQPNCEVSY; encoded by the exons ATGGAGGAGAAAGACAACTTGGTTTCTGGGGTAGCAGTGAGCGGTGAAGAAGCTCCAGATACCTACAGAATTGCCCCGAGAAATGAAAACCCCAGCCCATCTGGGGGTCCCACAATGGCAGCAGCTGCAACGGCCTCGCCGATGAGCTTGGCCTTGACCGGTACGgaagtgaagaagaagaggggcAGGCCTAGGAAGTACGGACCTGACAAGACCGTCTCGTCGGCATTGTCGCCGATGCCGATTTCGTCTTCGATTCCGCTCACAGGAGAGTTCTCGGCCTGGAAAAGGGGCAGAGGGCGGCCCGTTGACTCAGTCAAGAAGTCTCACAAGTATGACGTTTTTGAGAGCTCAG GTGAGAAAATTGCATACTCTGTTGGTGCAAACTTTACACCTCATGTCCTCACTGTCCATGCTGGCGAG GATGTTACGATGAAGATCATGTCATTCTCTCAACAAGGGTCTCGAGCTATTTGCATACTTTCTGCAAATGGTACCATTTCAAATGTTACACTTCGGCAGCCCAGTTCTTCTGGGGGTACTTTAACATATGAG GGCCGGTTTGAGATACTTTCCTTGTCTGGATCATATATTGCAATTGAGAACGCAGGAACAAAGAGCAGATCTGGTGGCATGAGTGTCGCTTTGGCAGGTCCAGACGGTAGAGTGGTTGGGGGAGGGCTTGCTGGTATGTTGATAGCTGCTGGCCCTGTGCAG GTTGTGGTGGGGAGTTTTCTACCAGGTCACCAGCAGGAACAGAAGCCCAAGAAACAGAGACTCGAGCCTGTATCATCGTCAATTGTCCCTATTGTTGTCAATGCCGTGTCTGGTGAAGAAATGAAGGTCTGTGGTGGAGTAAAGCCCATTCTGACTTCTCCTTCCTTCCATGGAAACAATTCAACTTCTGTAAACCCCATGCACAGCTTTAAGAACTCAGCTCCTGAGAGTAAATCGTTGTCGGAAGAGGAATCTAAAGGCCCTGGTCAACCAAACTGTGAAGTTTCTTATTGA
- the LOC18784876 gene encoding 65-kDa microtubule-associated protein 3 isoform X1 — translation MSNLQSEQLLQMETTCGSLLYELQIIWNEVGESDKDRDKMLLELEQECLEVYRRKVDQANRCRAQLRQAIADSEAELAAICSAMGERPVHIRQSDQNAGSLKEELSKIVPQLEEMKKRKLDRKNNFLEVLEEIQIISSEINGSTEYSSSKTVVDETDLSLRRLEELHRQLHALQTEKSDRLKQIQDHLCTLNSLCLVLGMDFKQTSSEVHPSLDDSEGCKNISNDTIERLAAAIQKLREVKLQRMQRLQDLASTMLELWNLMDTPIEEQQMFQNITCNIAASEHEITEPNTLSVDFINYVEAEVSRLEELKSSKMKELVLKKRSELEEICRKTHMVLEADSAIDYVIEAIDSGDVDPACVLDQIELQVAKVKEEAFSRKEILEKVDKWLFACDEECWLEEYNRDENRYNAGRGAHLTLKRAEKARALVNKLPAMVDALASKTIAWEKERGIDFTYDGIPLLSMLEEYTILREEKEQERRRQRDQKKIQGQLIAEQEALYGSKPSPSKPQSVKKAPRMSTGGASNRRLSMQAPKPDPLHSIKATPHSRPTPRKADRIHQNEQLSNYLDDGFSALSSGRRGLDVAGLPVKKHSFGATNASEVETPTMRKPFSPISIPTENGAITTPLKSTNLADEENKTPKVMPIFVPTTPSTVSVPMQTAMTPAYPPIPFAANVVEEIPEEIEYSFEERRAGFVLPKAHIKSMIQV, via the exons ATGTCTAATCTCCAAAGTGAGCAGCTTCTGCAAATGGAAACAACATGTGGATCACTTTTATATGAACTCCAG ATAATTTGGAACGAAGTTGGGGAGTCTGACAAAGACAGGGATAAGATGTTGCTTGAGCTTGAGCAGGAGTGTCTAGAAGTATACAGAAGAAAGGTAGATCAGGCAAATCGGTGTAGGGCACAGCTAAGGCAAGCAATTGCTGATTCTGAAGCAGAACTAGCAGCAATCTGTTCTGCAATGGGGGAGCGACCAGTACATATTAGACAG TCTGATCAAAATGCTGGAAGCTTGAAGGAAGAGCTCAGCAAAATAGTTCCACAGCTGGaggagatgaagaaaagaaaattggacaGAAAAAATAACTTTCTGGAAGTTCTAGAGGAGATACAAATTATTTCAAGTGAGATTAATGGGAGCACAGAGTATAGTTCTTCTAAGACGGTTGTTGATGAAACTGATTTGTCATTAAGAAGGCTTGAAGAATTGCACAGACAGCTGCATGCACTCCAAACTGAGAAG AGTGATCGGCTGAAGCAGATACAGGACCACCTGTGTACATTGAACTCACTTTGCTTAGTTCTGGGTATGGATTTCAAGCAGACAAGTAGTGAGGTTCATCCCAGTTTAGATGATTCAGAAGGATGCAAGAATATAAGTAATGATACAATTGAGCGGCTGGCTGCTGCAATACAAAAATTACGGGAGGTTAAACTACAGAGAATGCAGAGG CTTCAAGATCTTGCATCTACCATGTTAGAGCTATGGAACTTGATGGATACGCCAATTGAGGAGCAACAGATGTTTCAGAATATAACCTGTAATATTGCTGCTTCAGAACATGAGATAACTGAACCGAATACACTCTCTGTGGACTTCATCAATTAC GTTGAGGCAGAAGTGTCTCGGTTGGAAGAGTTGAAATCAAGTAAAATGAAAGAGCTTGTTCTTAAGAAGAGGTCTGAGCTAGAGGAAATCTGTAGAAAGACACATATGGTCCTAGAAGCAGATAGCGCAATTGATTACGTCATTGAAGCTATAGATTCAG GAGATGTGGACCCTGCTTGTGTCCTCGATCAAATTGAGCTTCAGGTTGCAAAGGTTAAAGAGGAAGCTTTTAGCAGGAAAGAAATACTTGAAAAAGTTGACAAATGGTTGTTTGCGTGTGATGAGGAGTGCTGGCTCGAGGAGTATAACAGG GACGAAAACCGATACAATGCTGGAAGAGGAGCTCATCTTACTCTTAAACGTGCTGAGAAAGCACGTGCTCTGGTTAATAAACTTCCAG CAATGGTGGATGCATTGGCTTCAAAAACCATAGCATGGGAGAAGGAGAGAGGCATTGATTTCACATATGATGGT ATCCCTCTTCTTTCCATGCTTGAAGAGTATACTATTTTACGTGAGGAGAAGGAGCAAGAACGCCGAAGGCAGCGG GACCAGAAAAAAATTCAGGGTCAGCTCATAGCTGAACAAGAGGCACTTTATGGGTCAAAACCAAGTCCTTCCAAACCTCAGAGTGTAAAGAAAGCTCCCAGAATGTCAACTGGAGGTGCAAGTAATAGAAGACTTTCGATGCAAGCTCCTAAACCTGATCCACTTCACTCGATCAAAGCTACTCCTCATTCACGTCCAACCCCAAGGAAGGCTGACCGAATCCACCAGAATGAGCAATTAAGTAATTATCTGGATGATGGCTTTTCAGCTTTGTCCTCAG GCAGGAGAGGCTTGGATGTTGCTGGTCTTCCTGTTAAAAAGCACTCTTTTGGTGCCACAAATGCTTCTGAAGTGGAGACACCCACAATGCGGAAACCCTTCTCACCCATTTCTATTCCAACTGAAAATGGTGCAATAACTACTCCTTTGAAGTCTACCAATCTTgcagatgaagagaataagACTCCCAAGGTGATGCCAATTTTTGTGCCAACGACGCCATCAACGGTGTCAGTACCCATGCAGACAGCTATGACCCCGGCTTATCCACCAATTCCTTTTGCTGCCAATGTAGTCGAAGAAATCCCTGAAGAGATTGAATACTCTTTTGAGGAAAGAAGAGCTGGTTTTGTGCTCCCAAAAGCACATATCAAGTCCATGATACAAGTTTGA
- the LOC18785481 gene encoding peptidyl-prolyl cis-trans isomerase FKBP53 — translation MGFWGIEVKPDEPYGYQSDEFKGRLHITQATLGLGESKERSIVQCSMGYKSPIFLCSLLPNKNESCPLDLEFEGVDGLIDFSVIGKRSVHLSGYFVDDDRDARDDYESDSFGEDIAETESESSEYDSDDAYDDGFIDDEDLDIYPPSPVPNSGVVIEEIEDDEKPTNGNIQSKRLLKKNKSSCLEDKNSQHQIVSKRNAGVPVLESEDEDGFPISTKQKSNFHIEKPEAATEQEENKISEKSKKKKVKDGDDTAGLKRKVDDVDQDGQPERRKKNKKKKKLREQAKEGNADEVNACTDNEKQPEIYKSQDINQALPVKKGSDINMDSFPGENHTEEKKKQKKKKKAQESGTKVDQTVANTEDPNEPTWEKTNGKPSKVRTFGNGFVIEDLSMGQPDGKRASPGQKVSVRYIGKLKNGKIFDSNVGGPPFKFRLGIGQVISGWDVGVNGMRVGDKRRLTIPPEMGYGRERTGKIPPNSWLVFDVELVAVN, via the exons ATGGGATTTTGGG GAATTGAAGTCAAACCGGACGAACCATATGGTTATCAATCCGATGAATTTAAAGGAAGGCTTCACATTACTCAG GCGACTTTAGGCCTTGGTGAATCGAAGGAGAGGAGCATAGTTCAGTGCTCCATGGGATATAAGAGTCCAATCTTTTTGTGTTCCTTGTTACCAAATAAGAATGAATCATGTCCGTTGGATCTTGAATTCGAGGGTGTTGATGGTTTGATAGACTTCTCGGTGATTGGCAAGCGGAGTGTCCATCTCTCTGGTTACTTTGTGGATGATGACAGAGATGCCAGAGATGACTATGAATC GGATTCTTTTGGGGAGGATATTGCTGAAACTGAGTCGGAGTCATCAGAATACGACAGTGACGATGCTTATGATGATGGATTTATTGACGATGAAGATCTGGACATTTACCCGCCCTCACCTGTTCCCAATAGCGGAG TTGTAATTGAGGAGATAGAGGATGATGAGAAACCTACGAATGGAAACATCCAGTCCAAACGACtactaaaaaagaataaatcaaGTTGCTTGGAGGACAAAAACTCTCAACATCAAATTGTTTCCAAGAGAAATGCTGGCGTACCTGTTCTGGagagtgaagatgaagatggctTTCCAATATCCACCAAGCAGAAAAGCAACTTCCATATTGAGAAGCCTGAAGCAGCAACAGAAcaggaagaaaacaaaatatctgagaaaagcaagaaaaagaaagtgaaagaTGGTGATGATACTGCTGGGTTAAAAAGGAAAGTTGACGATGTTGACCAAGATGGTCAGCCAGAAAG gcgaaagaaaaataagaagaagaagaagctgagaGAGCAAGCTAAAGAGGGAAATGCAGATGAAGTCAATGCTTGCACTGACAATGAAAAGCAACCTGAGATCTACAAGAGCCAAGATATTAACCAGGCTTTGCCAGTTAAGAA GGGCTCTGACATCAACATGGATTCTTTTCCTGGTGAAAATCACAcagaggagaaaaagaagcagaaaaagaagaagaaagcccAGGAGAGTGGAACAAAAGTGGATCAAACTGTTGCTAACACGGAAGATCCAAATGAACCTACTTGGGAGAAAACCAATGGCAAGCCATCTAAAGTGAGAACCTTTGGAAATGGATTTGTTATCGAGGACCTATCTATGGGCCAACCAGATGGCAAAAGAGCTTCTCCAGGACAAAAG GTCAGTGTTCGCTACATTGGCAAgctaaaaaatggaaaaatatttGACTCAAACGTGGGAGGACCACCCTTCAAATTCCGCTTAG GTATAGGTCAAGTTATATCAGGCTGGGATGTTGGGGTTAATG GTATGCGTGTTGGGGACAAAAGAAGACTCACTATTCCACCAGAAATGGG TTATGGACGTGAACGTACTGGAAAAATACCACCAAACTCATGGCTTGTGTTTGATGTTGAGTTGGTTGCTGTTAATTGA
- the LOC18784629 gene encoding probable rRNA-processing protein EBP2 homolog, translating to MGVSNKESRQFNEDSMEEDDLEDVSEPESEPESEDEEDVKLTEPSKKAIFNRDGLLDKLGDISWPENAGWVHKLSVDIDQEQQVDVNDDLTRELAFYTQAVEGTRKAFEKLQSMGLPFLRPEDYYAEMVKTDSHMERVKSRLLVEKKKIEEADERRKARDAKKLSKEIQAQKLKERAKQKKEDIESVKKWRKQRQQSGFAGGDKGSELDLAFEDGKPFEKSSNKRPGVAPGDRSGGKARQGVKVGKKPKKRDIKDSKFGYGGRKGSKKQNMAETTNDLRGFNKDSLSGNKKRKR from the coding sequence ATGGGTGTATCCAATAAAGAGTCCAGACAGTTTAATGAGGATTCCATGGAAGAGGATGATTTGGAAGATGTGTCTGAGCCAGAATCCGAACCAGAATCTGAAGATGAGGAAGATGTGAAATTGACTGAACCATCAAAGAAAGCCATATTCAACAGAGATGGTCTCCTTGATAAACTTGGGGATATTAGCTGGCCGGAGAATGCTGGATGGGTGCACAAACTTTCTGTTGATATTGATCAAGAGCAACAGGTGGACGTGAATGATGACCTAACTCGGGAGCTCGCGTTTTATACCCAGGCTGTAGAGGGAACGAGAAAGGCATTCGAGAAGCTTCAGTCAATGGGGCTTCCTTTTCTCAGGCCTGAGGACTACTATGCGGAAATGGTGAAGACAGATTCCCACATGGAGAGAGTGAAGAGCCGGCTTTTggtagagaagaagaagattgagGAAGCCGATGAGAGAAGGAAAGCTAGAGATGCCAAGAAATTATCTAAAGAGATTCAGGCTCAGAAGTTGAAAGAGAGAGCTAAGCAGAAAAAGGAGGACATAGAGTCTGTGAAGAAGTGGAGGAAGCAGAGGCAGCAGAGTGGGTTTGCTGGGGGTGACAAAGGCAGTGAGTTGGATTTGGCATTCGAAGACGGGAAACCATTTGAGAAGTCAAGTAATAAGAGGCCAGGTGTAGCTCCAGGAGATCGGTCGGGAGGGAAGGCAAGACAAGGTGTGAAGGTGGGGAAGAAACCAAAGAAGAGGGATATCAAGGATTCCAAGTTTGGATATGGAGGGAGGAAAGGTTCCAAGAAGCAAAATATGGCTGAAACCACCAATGATTTGAGAGGCTTCAATAAAGATTCTCTCTCAGGAaataagaaaaggaagaggtgA
- the LOC18784876 gene encoding 65-kDa microtubule-associated protein 3 isoform X2, translating into MSNLQSEQLLQMETTCGSLLYELQIIWNEVGESDKDRDKMLLELEQECLEVYRRKVDQANRCRAQLRQAIADSEAELAAICSAMGERPVHIRQSDQNAGSLKEELSKIVPQLEEMKKRKLDRKNNFLEVLEEIQIISSEINGSTEYSSSKTVVDETDLSLRRLEELHRQLHALQTEKSDRLKQIQDHLCTLNSLCLVLGMDFKQTSSEVHPSLDDSEGCKNISNDTIERLAAAIQKLREVKLQRMQRLQDLASTMLELWNLMDTPIEEQQMFQNITCNIAASEHEITEPNTLSVDFINYVEAEVSRLEELKSSKMKELVLKKRSELEEICRKTHMVLEADSAIDYVIEAIDSGDVDPACVLDQIELQVAKVKEEAFSRKEILEKVDKWLFACDEECWLEEYNRDENRYNAGRGAHLTLKRAEKARALVNKLPAMVDALASKTIAWEKERGIDFTYDGIPLLSMLEEYTILREEKEQERRRQRDQKKIQGQLIAEQEALYGSKPSPSKPQSVKKAPRMSTGGASNRRLSMQAPKPDPLHSIKATPHSRPTPRKADRIHQNEQLSNYLDDGFSALSSGEDSASST; encoded by the exons ATGTCTAATCTCCAAAGTGAGCAGCTTCTGCAAATGGAAACAACATGTGGATCACTTTTATATGAACTCCAG ATAATTTGGAACGAAGTTGGGGAGTCTGACAAAGACAGGGATAAGATGTTGCTTGAGCTTGAGCAGGAGTGTCTAGAAGTATACAGAAGAAAGGTAGATCAGGCAAATCGGTGTAGGGCACAGCTAAGGCAAGCAATTGCTGATTCTGAAGCAGAACTAGCAGCAATCTGTTCTGCAATGGGGGAGCGACCAGTACATATTAGACAG TCTGATCAAAATGCTGGAAGCTTGAAGGAAGAGCTCAGCAAAATAGTTCCACAGCTGGaggagatgaagaaaagaaaattggacaGAAAAAATAACTTTCTGGAAGTTCTAGAGGAGATACAAATTATTTCAAGTGAGATTAATGGGAGCACAGAGTATAGTTCTTCTAAGACGGTTGTTGATGAAACTGATTTGTCATTAAGAAGGCTTGAAGAATTGCACAGACAGCTGCATGCACTCCAAACTGAGAAG AGTGATCGGCTGAAGCAGATACAGGACCACCTGTGTACATTGAACTCACTTTGCTTAGTTCTGGGTATGGATTTCAAGCAGACAAGTAGTGAGGTTCATCCCAGTTTAGATGATTCAGAAGGATGCAAGAATATAAGTAATGATACAATTGAGCGGCTGGCTGCTGCAATACAAAAATTACGGGAGGTTAAACTACAGAGAATGCAGAGG CTTCAAGATCTTGCATCTACCATGTTAGAGCTATGGAACTTGATGGATACGCCAATTGAGGAGCAACAGATGTTTCAGAATATAACCTGTAATATTGCTGCTTCAGAACATGAGATAACTGAACCGAATACACTCTCTGTGGACTTCATCAATTAC GTTGAGGCAGAAGTGTCTCGGTTGGAAGAGTTGAAATCAAGTAAAATGAAAGAGCTTGTTCTTAAGAAGAGGTCTGAGCTAGAGGAAATCTGTAGAAAGACACATATGGTCCTAGAAGCAGATAGCGCAATTGATTACGTCATTGAAGCTATAGATTCAG GAGATGTGGACCCTGCTTGTGTCCTCGATCAAATTGAGCTTCAGGTTGCAAAGGTTAAAGAGGAAGCTTTTAGCAGGAAAGAAATACTTGAAAAAGTTGACAAATGGTTGTTTGCGTGTGATGAGGAGTGCTGGCTCGAGGAGTATAACAGG GACGAAAACCGATACAATGCTGGAAGAGGAGCTCATCTTACTCTTAAACGTGCTGAGAAAGCACGTGCTCTGGTTAATAAACTTCCAG CAATGGTGGATGCATTGGCTTCAAAAACCATAGCATGGGAGAAGGAGAGAGGCATTGATTTCACATATGATGGT ATCCCTCTTCTTTCCATGCTTGAAGAGTATACTATTTTACGTGAGGAGAAGGAGCAAGAACGCCGAAGGCAGCGG GACCAGAAAAAAATTCAGGGTCAGCTCATAGCTGAACAAGAGGCACTTTATGGGTCAAAACCAAGTCCTTCCAAACCTCAGAGTGTAAAGAAAGCTCCCAGAATGTCAACTGGAGGTGCAAGTAATAGAAGACTTTCGATGCAAGCTCCTAAACCTGATCCACTTCACTCGATCAAAGCTACTCCTCATTCACGTCCAACCCCAAGGAAGGCTGACCGAATCCACCAGAATGAGCAATTAAGTAATTATCTGGATGATGGCTTTTCAGCTTTGTCCTCAG GGGAGGACTCTGCTAGTAGTACCTAG
- the LOC18785317 gene encoding uncharacterized protein LOC18785317 has protein sequence MLASAVDLLTQAASNSLLVFCFCNLIIVMIVMGSKPGSYFEQESEIPVSMSSSYKYNRNNANCKQVNDAKCKQEEGTLVNPSDTVFSQVSSNAKKELATASDEKDSIISHHNDSKKCDNDDELRRRAEEFIEKMNKGWRAELLRNSHLI, from the coding sequence ATGTTGGCTTCTGCAGTGGACTTGCTCACTCAGGCTGCTTCCAATTCTCTGCTTGTTTTCTGCTTCTGCAATTTGATTATAGTCATGATCGTCATGGGGTCGAAACCGGGCTCTTACTTTGAGCAAGAAAGTGAAATTCCAGTCTCAATGAGCAGCAGCTACAAGTACAACAGAAACAACGCAAATTGTAAACAAGTTAATGATGCTAAATGTAAGCAGGAGGAGGGTACTTTGGTCAATCCATCTGATACTGTTTTCAGCCAAGTTTCATCAAATGCCAAGAAAGAACTTGCCACTGCCAGTGATGAAAAGGACAGCATCATCAGCCATCACAATGACAGCAAGAAGTGCGACAATGATGATGAGCTGAGAAGAAGAGCGGAAGagtttattgaaaaaatgaacaaaGGATGGAGGGCAGAGTTGTTGAGAAATTCACATTTAATCTAA
- the LOC18786228 gene encoding enolase gives MATTIKLVKARQIFDSRGNPTVEVDVTLFDGTYARAAVPSGASTGIYEALELRDGGSDYLGKGVLKAVENVNSIIGPALIGKDPTEQTKIDNYMVQQLDGTVNEWGWCKQKLGANAILAVSLAVCKAGAIVNKIPLYKHIANLAGNKTLVLPVPAFNVINGGSHAGNKLAMQEFMILPVGASSFKEAMKMGVEVYHHLKAVIKKKYGQDATNVGDEGGFAPNIQENKEGLELLKTAIAKAGYTGKVVIGMDVAASEFYDNKDKTYDLNFKEEKNDGSQKISGDSLKNVYKSFVTEYPIVSIEDPFDQDDWEHYAKMTAEIGEQVQIVGDDLLVTNPKRVEKAIKEKSCNALLLKVNQIGSVTESIEAVKMSKRAGWGVMASHRSGETEDTFIADLSVGLSTGQIKTGAPCRSERLAKYNQLLRIEEELGSAAVYAGSKFRVPVEPY, from the exons ATGGCCACGACGATCAAGCTTGTTAAAGCCCGGCAAATCTTCGACAGCCGTGGAAATCCCACCGTCGAA GTTGATGTTACACTCTTCGATGGAACCTACGCAAGAGCAGCTGTTCCAAGTGGAGCTTCCACAG GTATCTATGAAGCCCTGGAGTTGAGAGATGGTGGATCGGATTATCTTGGGAAAGGTGTCCTTAAA GCTGTGGAGAATGTGAATTCGATCATTGGACCTGCTTTGATTGGAAAG GACCCAACAGAGCAGACCAAAATTGACAATTATATGGTACAACAGCTTGATGGAACTGTTAACGAATGGGGTTGGTGCAAACAGAAG ctTGGAGCAAATGCTATACTGGCAGTGTCTCTTGCTGTCTGCAAAGCGGGTGCCATTGTGAACAAGATCCCTCTTTACAAG CACATTGCCAATCTTGCTGGAAACAAGACCTTGGTGCTACCTGTACCTGCATTTAATGTCATTAATGGAGGTTCTCATGCAGGCAATAAACTAGCAATGCAG GAATTCATGATTCTCCCTGTTGGAGCATCGTCTTTCAAGGAAGCCATGAAGATGGGTGTAGAAGTGTATCATCACCTGAAG GCTGTAATTAAGAAGAAGTATGGACAAGATGCCACGAATGTTGGGGATGAAGGCGGCTTTGCACCTAATATTCAG GAAAACAAAGAGGGTCTTGAACTGCTGAAGACAGCCATAGCTAAAGCTGGATATACTGGAAAGGTTGTCATTGGGATGGATGTTGCTGCTTCAGAATTCTATGATAACAAGGATAAGACTTATGACTTGAATTTCAAGGAAGAG AAAAATGATGGATCACAAAAAATATCAGGAGACAGTCTGAAGAATGTTTACAAGTCATTTGTTACTGAATATCCAATTGTGTCGATTGAAGATCCCTTTGATCAAGATGATTGGGAACACTATGCAAAGATGACTGCTGAAATTGGTGAGCAAGTGCAAATTGTTGGCGATGATCTCCTTGTCACAAATCCAAAG CGAGTGGAGAAAGCAATCAAGGAGAAGTCCTGCAATGCTCTTCTTTTGAAG gtGAATCAAATTGGTTCAGTAActgaaagtattgaagcagtGAAAATGTCAAAACGTGCTGGCTGGGGTGTCATGGCAAGTCACCGAAG TGGTGAAACTGAGGATACTTTCATTGCTGACCTTTCTGTTGGGCTGTCGACG GGCCAAATTAAGACTGGAGCTCCTTGCAGATCAGAGCGGCTTGCTAAATACAACCAG CTTCTTAGGATAGAAGAGGAGCTTGGATCTGCAGCAGTCTATGCCGGATCGAAATTCAGAGTACCAGTGGAACCATACTGA